In Penicillium oxalicum strain HP7-1 chromosome I, whole genome shotgun sequence, a single window of DNA contains:
- a CDS encoding DNA-directed RNA polymerases I and III subunit RPAC1 yields the protein MAPLIPSQEELQRRRIIGINAETVTNIPSTDFPGHWPGESHSWALDKFKDNFHVEFHRNDPYEASFSLIGLDAAVANAFRRILVAEIPTLAIEYVFVQNNTSVIQDEVLASRLGLIPLQGSVEGINWMHWYRKPSEDDDGPAPPGPSDFNTVVMHLVVECTKNPAAAEGETDPRKLYHNAHVYAKDITFSPVGRQEEFFTGEGAIRPVNPDILIAKLRPGQKIDLEMHCIKGIGADHAKFSPVATATYRLMPDIKIERPILGEDAKKFAKCFPQGVIGLEPVTAEEARIQGSGYEGHAGEMKAVVRDAFNDTVSRECLRHEEFQGKVKLGRIRDHFIFNVESTGQFESDVLFLESVKVLKLKCARWKRGLTDLMA from the exons ATGGCGCCACTAATTCCATCGCAAGAGGAGCTGCAGCGCCGTCGC ATCATCGGCATTAATGCAGAGACCGTCACCAACATCCCCTCCACGGACTTTCCGGGGCACTGGCCGGGAGAATCACACAGTTGGGCGCTTGACAAATTCAAGGAT AATTTCCACGTCGAGTTTCACCGCAATGACCCATATGAAGCTTCCTTCTCACTGATCGGACTCGACGCCGCCGTTGCTAACGCTTTCCGCCGCATTCTCGTGGCTGAAATCCCCACCCTTGCCATTGAATACGTCTTCGTCCAAAACAATACGTCAGTCATCCAAGATGAGGTCCTCGCCTCTCGTCTCGGCTTGATCCCGCTTCAGGGCTCCGTTGAGGGTATCAACTGGATGCACTGGTATCGCAAGCCCtccgaagatgacgatggacCTGCTCCTCCGGGACCCAGCGACTTCAACACCGTCGTCATGCACTTGGTCGTGGAGTGCACAAAGAACCCCGCGGCTGCCGAGGGCGAGACCGACCCGCGAAAGCTGTACCACAACGCCCATGTCTATGCGAAAGACATTACGTTCTCCCCAGTCGGCCGGCAAGAGGAATTCTTCACTGGTGAGGGCGCTATTCGCCCTGTCAACCCGGACATTCTTATCGCCAAATTGCGCCCTGGGCAAAAGATTGACCTTGAAATGCACTGTATCAAGGGCATTGGCGCCGACCACGCCAAGTTTTCTCCTGTCGCTACGGCAACTTACCGTTTAATGCCGGATATCAAGATTGAGCGCCCTATCCTTGGTGAAGATGCGAAGAAATTCGCCAAGTGTTTCCCTCAGGGCGTCATCGGGCTGGAGCCAGTTACCGCTGAGGAGGCCCGGATTCAGGGAAGCGGATATGAGGGCCACGCCGGCGAAATGAAGGCGGTTGTTCGGGATGCGTTCAATGACACCGTGAGTCGAGAGTGCCTGCGCCACGAGGAGTTCCAGGGCAAGGTTAAACTCGGTCGTATTCGTGACcacttcatcttcaacgTGGAGAGCACTGGGCAGTTTGAAAGCGATGTTTTGTTCCTGGAGTCCGTGAAGGTGTTGAAGCTGAAATGTGCTCGGTGGAAGCGCGGTCTGACTGACTTGATGGCGTAA
- a CDS encoding NADH-ubiquinone oxidoreductase 49 kDa subunit, whose amino-acid sequence MTGIAVSRDYPNWSATSSSSSTRRPPLPAASLISTQPSNAPGLRTSRLIFRSSENIVKYFLMAAPFARLAGNAPKRLCLRPSTLINTSVPRSRSIATTVPRRHAEAAGFQATRLVPTDPTFTHFANKGPIEDEPAGLESAAEGIDRKIRHYTVNFGPQHPAAHGVLRLILELNGEEIVRADPHVGLLHRGTEKLIEYKTYMQALPYFDRLDYVSMMTNEQCFSLAVEKLLNIDIPERAKWIRTLFGEITRILNHLMSVLSHAMDVGALTPFLWGFEEREKLMEFYERVSGARLHAAYVRPGGVSQDLPLGLLDDIYQWATQFGDRIDETEELLTDNRIWKARTQGVGVVNAADALNMSFTGVMLRGSGVPWDIRKSQPYDAYDQVEFDVPVGVNGDCYDRYLCRMEEFRQSLRIIHQCLNKMPAGPVRVEDYKIMPPPRAAMKENMEALIHHFLLFTKGYSVPPGETYSAIEAPKGEMGVFLVSDGSERPYRCKIRAPGFAHLGGFDQVSRGHLLADAVAIIGTMDLVFGEVDR is encoded by the exons ATGACCGGGATAGCTGTCTCACGTGACTATCCAAATTGGAGCGcgacctcatcttcatcttcaacccGCAGGCCTCCCCTTCCCGCAGCGAGCCTAATCTCCACCCAGCCATCGAATGCGCCTGGACTGAGGACCAGCCGTCTCATCTTCCGATCCTCAGAAAATATCGTCAAGTATTTCCTCATGGCCGCCCCATTCGCTCGCCTCGCGGGCAATGCGCCCAAGAGACTCTGTCTCCGCCCCTCCACCTTGATCAACACATCTGTGCCCCGATCCCGCTCGATTGCGACCACTGTTCCTCGTCGCCACGCTGAGGCTGCCGGTTTCCAAGCCACAAGGCTAGTTCCGACCGACCCGACCTTTACGCACTTTGCCAACAAGGGCCCTATTGAGGATGAGCCTGCTGGACTGGAGTCTGCCGCCGAAGGCATCGACCGTAAAATCCGTCACTACACCGTCAACTTTGGTCCTCAGCATCCTGCGGCTCACGGTGTGCTTCGTTTGATTTTGGAGTTGAACGGAGAGGAGATTGTTCGCGCTGATCCCCACGTCGGTCTTCTCCATCGAGGTACCGAGAAGTTGATCGAGTACAAGACCTACATGCAAGCTCTACCCTACTTTGACCGACTGGACTACGTCTCGATGATGACCAACGAGCAAtgcttctccttggccgTCGAGAAGCTGCTGAACATTGATATTCCCGAGCGCGCGAAGTGGATCCGCACCTTGTTCGGCGAAATCACCCGTATCCTGAACCACCTGATGTCTGTTTTGTCACACGCCATGGACGTGGGTGCTTTGACTCCCTTCTTGTGGGGTTTCGAGGAGCGTGAGAAGTTGATG GAATTCTACGAGCGTGTCTCAGGTGCTCGTCTTCACGCTGCCTATGTTCGCCCAGGTGGTGTCTCTCAGGATCTTCCCCTGGGTCTCCTTGACGATATTTACCAGTGGGCCACCCAGTTCGGTGACCGTATTGACGAGACCGAGGAGCTGCTCACGGACAACCGTATCTGGAAGGCGCGAACCCAGGGTGTCGGCGTCGTCAATGCTGCTGATGCTCTCAACATGAGTTTCACTGGTGTTATGCTTCGCGGCTCCGGTGTTCCCTGGGATATTCGCAAGTCCCAGCCCTATGATGCCTACGATCAGGTTGAATTCGATGTCCCTGTTGGTGTCAACGGTGACTGCTACGACCGTTACCTGTGCCGTATGGAGGAATTCCGCCAGTCTCTTCGCATCATTCACCAGTGCTTGAACAAGATGCCCGCCGGTCCCGTCCGTGTTGAAGATTACAAGATCATGCCCCCACCTCGTGCCGCCATGAAGGAGAACATGGAGGCTCTGATCCACCACTTCCTGCTCTTCACCAAGGGTTACTCTGTTCCCCCCGGAGAGACCTACTCCGCCATTGAAGCCCCCAAGGGAGAGATGGGTGTGTTCTTGGTCAGTGACGGTAGCGAGCGTCCGTACCGCTGCAAGATTCGCGCCCCCGGTTTCGCTCACTTGGGTGGTTTCGACCAGGTGTCTCGCGGTCACCTGCTGGCCGATGCGGTCGCCATTATTG GTACCATGGATTTGGTGTTCGGTGAGGTTGACCGGTAA